GTCGCCGAGGAAGGCGTAGACGTTCTGCTGGGAGGTGTCCTTGATGCCGCGGTTGTGCATGTAGCGGTTGAAGCGGGCCTGGTAGATCGAGTTGATGGCCGTGAGGCCCATCGAGACCGTCGGGAACTCCCAGAACTCCGGCATCAGGCGCGGGTGGGGGTACGACGACAGGCCGGCGCCCCGGCCGTGCTGGACCTCCTGGCGGAAGCGGTAGAGCTGCTCCTCGGTGAGCCGGCCCTCGAGGAACGCCCGGGCGTAGATGCCGGGGGAGGCGTGACCCTGGATGAAGACTTGGTCGCCTCCGCCCTCGTGGTCCTTGCCGCGGAAGAAGTGGTTGAAGCCGACCTCGTAGAGGCTGGCGGAGGACTGGTAGGTGGCGATGTGCCCACCGACCTCGAGGCCCTTGCGGTTGGCGCTGGAGACCATCACCGCGGCGTTCCAGCGCAGGAAGGCGCGGATGCGCTGCTCGACCTCGTAGTCGCCGGGGAACCACGGCTCGCGCTCGGGCGGGATGGTGTTGATGTAGTCGGTGCTGCGCAGCGCGGGCACGCCGACCTGGGTCTCGCGGGCCCGCTCGAGCAGGCGCAGCATCACGTAGCGCGCCCGGTCGCGACCGCGCTCGTCGAGCATCGCGTCGAAGGAGGCGATCCAGTCGGCGGTCTCGTCGGGGTCGATGTCCGGCAGCTGCGTGGGCAGGCCCTCGTGGATGACCGACGGGGTGGTGCCGGTGCGGGTGCCAGGAACGGTGGATGAGTCGTCTGTCACCCGGCCATCGTGGCACGCGAGAGGAGGCGACGGTATTTACCCGTGAGTAGTCCCGCAGGCGGTGCGTGGCCGTCCGCTCAGCGGTGCGCAGATGTGGGGAACGGGTTGCGGAACACCCGGGAGTCCGCTGGACTACCACCACCGGTCCGACTCCCGGACCGGCAACCGACTGACGCGACCGCAGGACGGTCGCGAGGACGAGGAGGCGCTGGTGAGCTCGACCGCGGGTGGCGGGTCCACCCAGACAGGCCCTGCGAACGACGTGGCAGAACGGCTCGGGTTGAGCACCGGCATGGTCGTGCAGGAGCTGGGCTGGGACTCCGACTCCGACGACGAGCTCCGCGTGGCCGTCGAGAACGCCATCGACGCCGACATGGTCGACGGCGACTACGGCAACGTCGTCGACGCCGTCCTGCTCTGGTGGCGCGACGAGGACGGCGACCTGGTCGACGGCCTCGTGGACGCGCTGACCGACCTCGTCGGCGGCGGTTCGATCTGGCTGCTCACCCCGAAGGTGGGTCGCCCCAACGCGGTCGACGCCTCCGAGGTCGCCGAGGCCGCCCCGATCGCCGGGCTCTCCCAGACGACCACCGCCACGGTCTCCAAGGAGTGGGCCGCCACCCGCCTGGTGGCTCCCAAGACCCCTGCCTGACGCTAGTCTCCCGGGCGTGCTCTCCAAGGTCGTCCAGGGTGTCGGTGCTGCCGCCACCAGCGTGAAGGTGCTCGGCAGGGCGGGCGTGATCCGGCCCTACTCGCCGGTGGTGCTCGCCCGCCTCGGGCTGATGCTCCGGGAGTGGGGGACCGGACCGGCCGGCGGCTTCGCCTCACTGGCCATCCGCACCCCCGACGCCGTCGGGATCATCGACGAGCGCGGTGAGCTGACGTGGGGCGAGCTGCACCGTCGCTCCAACGCCGTGGCACGGGGTCTCGCGGCCCGGGGCGTCGGCGAGGGCGACGCGGTGGCGGTGATGTGCCGCAACCACCGCGGCTTCATCGAGACCTCGATCGCGGCGGCCAAGCTCGGCGCCGACGTGCTCTACCTCAACACCGCCTTCTCCGGTCCGCAGCTGCGCGAGCTGCTCGAGCGCGACCGGCCCCGGGCCCTGGTCCTCGACGAGGAGTTCACCGCTCTCCTCGAGGGCGTCGACGTGCCCGTCACGGTCCTCGGGTGGTGCGACGCGGGCTCGCCCGACCTGCCGACGCTCGACGGCATCATCGACGAGCACGAGGACGGAGACCTCAGCGCGCCCGGGCGGCACGGCCGCATCATCATCCTGACCTCGGGCACGACCGGCACGCCCAAGGGCGCCCCGCGCTCCGAGGCCGGCGTCGATGCCGCGGTCTCGCTGCTCTCCCTCATGCCGCTGCACGCCGGGTGGCGCACGCACGTGGCGGCGCCGCTGTTCCACACCTGGGGCTTCGGCCACATGGCGCTGGGCATGCTGCTGGGCTCCACCCTCGTGCTGCGACGCCGCTTCGACCCCGAGGAGTGCCTGCGGGTCGTCCAGGACCAGCGCTGCGAGTCGATCGTGGTCATCCCGGTCATGCTGCAGCGCATCCTCGCCCTGCCCGCTGAGGTGCTCGACCGCTACGACCTGTCCCGGGTGGAGGTCGTCGCCTCGTCGGGCTCGGCCCTGCCAGGCGAGCTCGCGCTCACCTGGATGGACCGCTTCGGCGACAACCTGTACTCCACCTACGGCTCGACCGAGGTGGCCTACGCCGCCGTGGCCGGCCCGCACGACCTGCGCGAGTCGCCGTCCACGGCCGGCCGCCCGCCGTACGCCACCGTCGTGAAGATCCTCGACGACCACGGCCGGCCGGTCCCGGACGGTGAGCCGGGCCGGATCTTCGTCGGCAACGGCCTGCTCTTCGAGGGCTACACCGGTGGCGGCAGCAAGGAGGTCGTCGACGGCCTGATGTCCACCGGCGACGTCGGCCGGTTCCGCGAGGACGGCCGGCTCTACGTCGAGGGTCGCGACGACGAGATGATCGTCTCCGGCGGCGAGAACGTCTTCCCCAAGGAGGTCGAGGACTGCATCGCCCGTCACGACGACGTGGCCGAGGTCGCGGCCGTGGGCGTCGAGGACGACGAGTTCGGCCAGCGGCTGCGCGCCTTCGTGGTGCGACGCGAGGGCTCCTCCCTCGACGAGGAGGGCATCCGGGCCTGGGTGAAGGAGAACCTCGCGCGCTACAAGGTCCCCCGCGACGTCGTCTTCCTCGACGAGCTGCCGCGCAACGCCACCGGCAAGGTCCTCAAGCGCGAGCTGACCCAGCGGGACGACGCGTGACCGGCCTGCGCATCGGGGACCCGGCCCCGGACTTCACCCTGCGCGACCAGTTCGGCCAGGAGGTCTCGCTGTCGTCGTACCGCGGCACCAAGGCCGTGGCCATCCTCTTCTACCCCTACGCCTTCTCCGGGGTGTGCACCGGCGAGATGGCCGGCATCCGCGACCGGCTGGCGGAGTTCATGACCTTCGACACCGAGGTCATGGCGATCTCCTGCGACCCGATGTTCGCGCTGCGTGCCTTCGCCGACGCCGACGGGCTGAACTTCCCGCTCCTCTCGGACTTCTGGCCGCACGGCGAGGTCTCCCGGGCCTACGACGTCTTCGACGAGCGCAACGGCTGCCCGCGGCGCTCCTCCTACGTCGTGGACCGCGAGGGAGCCATCCGCTGGGCCGTGCACCACTCCATGCCCGAGGGCCGCGACCTCGACGAGCACCTGCGCCAGCTCGCCGACGCCGTCTGAGCACCCTCAGGGATCCACCCCTCCCGGGGATGGTCTGGACCGGAGGAGGGTTTTTCCCTTGCAGCACGGGGTTTTCCCGACCGGACCACGTACCGTAGGAGACGTCGAACCGCTGGTGACCCGAGACGCCAGCGGTTCGACTCATTTCCGGAGCATGCCGTTTCCGCAGCCGGGCCCCGCCCTCGGTAGGGTCCTGCCTCGCACGGGCGTATAGCTCAGCGGTAGAGCACCTCGCTTACAACGAGGTGGTCGGGGGTTCGATCCCCTCTGCGCCCACCGATGCCCACCGGTGCGTCCGGCCGGCCCCGTGTCTTGTAAGGTCGAGGGCACGAGAGGGAGTAGTCCCCAACAGTCGTGTCGACACACTGGCTGCCCGGTCCGCCGGGCGCCCGGCACGGCAGGCCACCTCGGTGGCGGACGAGACTTTCGGCCGGTTCACGCACCCACGATGCGCCCGGCCGAAGGCGCGTCCCCAGGTCGCCCCGAGGTCGGGCACGAGAGGACACTTCGATGTACGCCTTCCTGCTCAGCACCGCCGTCATCTTCGTCGCCGAGCTCGGCGACAAGTCCCAGCTGATGGCGATGACCTTCGCGGCGCGCTACCGCGCCCGCGACGTGCTCATCGGCATCACCGTCGCCACCGCGGTCGTACACCTGGCCTCGGTCGGGATCGGCTACTGGGTGGGCGACGCCTTCGCCGACCACCAGGGCGCCATCTCGGTGGTCGCCGGCGTGGCGTTCCTGGGCTTCGCCCTCTGGACGCTGCGCGGTGACGAGCTCACCGAGGAGGAGGCCGACAAGGCCCGGCGCAGCACCGGCATGGCGATCGTCGCGGTCGGTGTCGCCTTCTTCCTCGCCGAGCTCGGCGACAAGACGATGCTCGCGACCATCACCCTGGCCACCCAGGAGGGCTGGCTGGGCACGTGGATCGGCAGCACGGTCGGCATGGTCGCCGCCGACGCCCTGGCCATCGGTGTCGGTGCCGTGCTCGGCCGCAAGCTCCCCGAGCGCACCATCCGGTACGGCGCTGCCGCGCTGTTCGCGCTCTTCGGGCTGCTCCTCGTGCTGGACGGTGCGGGCGCGCTGTAGCCAGCCCCGCCCCGGGCCCCGGACCCCGCGGCTCAGGTGAGCAGCGACTCCCCGAGCCAGGAGCCGGCCTCGAACCCGGGCAGCACCACGAACACCGCCGACCCGATGGCGGTGGTCCACTCGTTGAGCTGGTCGAGCTCGTCCAGGGACCGCTGCAGCGGGACGAACTGGTCGGCGAGGTCGGCCTGGTAGCTGGCGAAGAGCAGCCCGCTCTCCACCCGGGCACCCCGGGGCGTCTCCACCTCGCGGGTGTAGTTGGCGCCCTTGCGGAAGATCCGCCGGCCGCCGTGCAGGCTCGGGTGCGACCGGCGGGCATGGGCGTCCAGGGGGACCACCAGGCGCCCCTGGGCCTGCGCGGTGAGGTCGAGGTCGTCCAGCTCCGCACCACCGGTCAGCGGGGCGCCATCGGCGAGGGTGCGACCCACCGACCGCTCCTGCTCGTCACGGGTGAGGTCGTCCCAGGTGTCGAGGTCCATCCGGATCCGCCGCAGCACCATCGTGGTGGCGCCGGCCCACCGGCCCCCGCCGACCCAGACGGTGTCGTCGAACAGCTCGGTGCCCGGACGCGGGTTGCCGGAGCCGTCGACCTGGCCGAAGAGGTTGCGCCCGGTCTGCGGGCGACCGTCGGGGTCCGTGCCGTTCCAGGAGCCGACCTGGCGCCACCGGAGACGGGCGAACGGCTCGGCGTCGGCCACCATCCGGCGTACGGCGTGGGCGACGGTGGTGCCGTCGCGACCGGCCACGGTCACGCACAGGTCGCCACCGGACCAGCGCTCCTCGAGACGGTCGTGGGTCATCGGCGGGACCTCGGCGAAGCCGCTGGGACCCTCGCCGAAGCGGTCGGCGCCGAGGGCGCCGGGGCCGACGCCCACGGTGATGGTGAGGTCGGCGGCGGCGGCCGACAACCAGGGCGCCGGGTCGCCCGGTGCTCCGCGGCCGGCGGTCAGGGCCTCGACGTCGCCGGTCCACACCCGCATCAGCCGACCGAGTGCCTCACGTTCGACACCCTCGAGGAGGTCGAGCGCGACGATCTCGGTCACCGCCGGTGGGTGCTGGGCCACGCCCGGCTGGTGCGCGCCCCAGGGGGACACCGTGGCTCCCGGCACCGGGGCGGCGGGGCCCGCAGGGTTGGCCGGGGCGGGGGAGCCCCCACCCGCGGCCACGACCAGGCCGGCGCCCGCGGCGGCGCCGAGCCCGGTCGTCCCTGCGTAGCCCAGGAGTCCCCGGCGGCTGATCCGGCGGGGGCTGCTGGGGTCCGGCATCAGTGCGAGTGGTCCGAGGAGTGCTCGTCCTCGTCCGTGTCGGAGTCCTCGTCACCGTGCGAGTGGTCCTCGTCGGTGCCGGGCTCGTGGTAGTGCCCCTCCTCCTCGGTGAACTCCTTCACCGGGACGGTGAGCTCCTGCGTGGAGCCGTCGGAGAGCTCCAGGGTGAGGTCGACCTCGTCGCCGGGGGCGAGCTCGGTCGTCATGCCCATGAGCATCACGTGGTAGCCACCGGGCTCGAGGACCTTGCCCCGGCCGGCCTCGATGACCAGGCCGGACTCCATGGCCCGCATCGCCATGGCGCCGTCGACCATGAGCATCTCGTGGATCTCGACCGAACCGGCGATGTCGCTGGAGGCGCCCACGAGGGTGACGTCCTCGTCGCCGGTGTTGTCGATGGTCATGAAGGCGGCGGTCATCGAGGTGTCCTCGGTGCCCGCGGTGGCGCGGACCCAGGGGTCGCCGACCACCAGGGAGGAGCCGGCGTCGGTCGTGGCCGCGGTGGTGTCGCCCGCGGTGGTGTCGGCCTCCTCCCCGCAGGCGACGAGGCCGGCGGTGAGCAGCAGCGCGGAGGCGGACAGGGCGAGGACCCGGGCGGGTCGCGTGATCAGGGTGTGCATGGGTGGTTCTTCCTCGTCTCTGGGCGCGCCGGGACGGCGCGTGGGGAGGCTCCGGGCGGTCGGTCGCCGGGGAGCCGGGGTCAGGAGGCGAGGAGGACCGGGGGCCCGCGGTGGGGTACGACGCGGTGGTGGCGCAACCCGGCCGGCCGGGTGACCCGGGGCCGGACGGGCAGGCGTGCGGGGCGGGGGGCGGCGAGCGCGGCGAGGAGGGCCTGCAGGCACCGGGCCCGGGTCATGGCCCGGAAGGCGCCCTGGGCGGTGAGCAGCAGCACCCGCCACAGGGCCTTCTCGCCCAGGGCCAGCCAGAGGCCGAGCGCGACGGCGGCGGCGGTGTGCGCGGTCAGCATGCCCAGGCCCTGTCCCTGCAGGTGGGCCAGCACGGAGGCGTCGATGCCCGGCGCGGTCGTGGCGGCGGCGTGGCTCTGCTCCATCAGGGAGCCGACACGGCGGCCGTCGACCGCGGCAGGGGTCAGCGGGCTGCCCGAGCGCATCGGCACGGCTGCCGCCGCGTCGCCGACGTGGCCCGCGGCGAGGGTCAGGGCGACGTGCACGCCGGTCTGGCCGCCCACGAGGAGCGCGACGACCCGCAGCGGACCGGCCGGGCCGGTCAGGAAGGCGGCCGCCACCGCGACGCAGGCGAGCGTCATCAGCGCCACGACGACAGGGGACGGCAGCAGGCCGCCGGCCGAGGTGTGCGAGACGGTGCCGACCAGGGCCATGGCCCCACCGAGCACGGCGGCCCGGGCCCACACCAGCGCCGAGCCGGGGACCGGGTGGGCGCCCGGTGCCGTGCTGGTGGGGGTGGTGGTGATGGTGGCCTCGCAGGCTCGGGGGTCGACGTACCCAGGGTAGGGGGCGGTGCCGCGGCAGTCCCGCCGTTCACGGTGACGCCCGCCACTCGCCGCACGCTCGCGCCGCTCGGCGACGACGAACGGTCGGACAGCCGATCGCCAACCCGGGGCGACCTAGGGTGGCGGGCGTCACACCCGATCACGTCAGGTCGCACCAGGAGAGCTCCCCATGATCGTCCCGTTCAGCGTGTCCGACTTCATCGAGCGTGCCCTCACCGTCTACGGCGAGCGCACCGGGGTGGTCGACGAGCCCGACCAGCCGGCGGCGCCGTTGGGCACCAAGGGGGAGCTGACCTACGCGGAGATGGCCTCGCTCGCCGCCCGGCAGGCAGCCCGGCTCGACGAGCTCGGCATCGGGGTCGGGGACCGCGTGGCGGTCGTCTCGCACAACTCCGCCCGGCTGCTGACGTCGTTCTTCGGGGTCTCGGGCTACGGCCGGGTGCTGGTGCCGGTCAACTTCCGGCTGCGTCCCGACGAGGTGCGCTACATCGTGGAGCACTCCGGGGCCCGGGTGCTGATCGTCGACCCCGAGCTCGACGAGGCGCTGGCCGACGTCACCGCCGAGCACCGCTTCGTCATCGGTGACGACGACCTGCTCTACGCCCCCGAGGGCACGGTGCCGCAGCCGTGGGAGCCCGACGAGAACGCCACGGCGTGCATCAACTACACCTCCGGCACCACCGCGCGACCCAAGGGCGTGCAGATCACCCACCGCAACATCTGGGTCAACGCCGTCACCTTCGCGATGCACGCGCAAGTCAGCGATCGCGACGTCTACCTCCACACGCTGCCGATGTTCCACGCCAACGGCTGGGGCATGCCGTACGCGATGACAGGCCTGGGCGCCAAGCACGTGGTGCTGCGCAAGATCGACGGCGCGGAGATCCTGCGCCGCGTCGCCGAGCACGGGGTGACGGTCATGTGCGCCGCCCCCGCCGTGGCGGCTGCCGTGCTGGAGGCCGCCCAGGACTGGGAGGGCGAGATCCCCGGCCGCGACCGGGTGCGGATCATCATGGCCGGCGCCCCGCCGCCGACGAAGACGGTCGTGCGGGTGCAGGAGGAGCTCGGCTGGGAGTTCATCCAGATCTACGGCCTCACCGAGACCAGCCCGCTGCTCACCT
This genomic window from Nocardioides marinus contains:
- a CDS encoding AMP-binding protein; the protein is MLSKVVQGVGAAATSVKVLGRAGVIRPYSPVVLARLGLMLREWGTGPAGGFASLAIRTPDAVGIIDERGELTWGELHRRSNAVARGLAARGVGEGDAVAVMCRNHRGFIETSIAAAKLGADVLYLNTAFSGPQLRELLERDRPRALVLDEEFTALLEGVDVPVTVLGWCDAGSPDLPTLDGIIDEHEDGDLSAPGRHGRIIILTSGTTGTPKGAPRSEAGVDAAVSLLSLMPLHAGWRTHVAAPLFHTWGFGHMALGMLLGSTLVLRRRFDPEECLRVVQDQRCESIVVIPVMLQRILALPAEVLDRYDLSRVEVVASSGSALPGELALTWMDRFGDNLYSTYGSTEVAYAAVAGPHDLRESPSTAGRPPYATVVKILDDHGRPVPDGEPGRIFVGNGLLFEGYTGGGSKEVVDGLMSTGDVGRFREDGRLYVEGRDDEMIVSGGENVFPKEVEDCIARHDDVAEVAAVGVEDDEFGQRLRAFVVRREGSSLDEEGIRAWVKENLARYKVPRDVVFLDELPRNATGKVLKRELTQRDDA
- a CDS encoding peroxiredoxin is translated as MTGLRIGDPAPDFTLRDQFGQEVSLSSYRGTKAVAILFYPYAFSGVCTGEMAGIRDRLAEFMTFDTEVMAISCDPMFALRAFADADGLNFPLLSDFWPHGEVSRAYDVFDERNGCPRRSSYVVDREGAIRWAVHHSMPEGRDLDEHLRQLADAV
- a CDS encoding DUF3052 domain-containing protein, with translation MSSTAGGGSTQTGPANDVAERLGLSTGMVVQELGWDSDSDDELRVAVENAIDADMVDGDYGNVVDAVLLWWRDEDGDLVDGLVDALTDLVGGGSIWLLTPKVGRPNAVDASEVAEAAPIAGLSQTTTATVSKEWAATRLVAPKTPA
- a CDS encoding copper chaperone PCu(A)C; this translates as MHTLITRPARVLALSASALLLTAGLVACGEEADTTAGDTTAATTDAGSSLVVGDPWVRATAGTEDTSMTAAFMTIDNTGDEDVTLVGASSDIAGSVEIHEMLMVDGAMAMRAMESGLVIEAGRGKVLEPGGYHVMLMGMTTELAPGDEVDLTLELSDGSTQELTVPVKEFTEEEGHYHEPGTDEDHSHGDEDSDTDEDEHSSDHSH
- a CDS encoding TMEM165/GDT1 family protein, producing the protein MYAFLLSTAVIFVAELGDKSQLMAMTFAARYRARDVLIGITVATAVVHLASVGIGYWVGDAFADHQGAISVVAGVAFLGFALWTLRGDELTEEEADKARRSTGMAIVAVGVAFFLAELGDKTMLATITLATQEGWLGTWIGSTVGMVAADALAIGVGAVLGRKLPERTIRYGAAALFALFGLLLVLDGAGAL
- a CDS encoding Dyp-type peroxidase, which gives rise to MPDPSSPRRISRRGLLGYAGTTGLGAAAGAGLVVAAGGGSPAPANPAGPAAPVPGATVSPWGAHQPGVAQHPPAVTEIVALDLLEGVEREALGRLMRVWTGDVEALTAGRGAPGDPAPWLSAAAADLTITVGVGPGALGADRFGEGPSGFAEVPPMTHDRLEERWSGGDLCVTVAGRDGTTVAHAVRRMVADAEPFARLRWRQVGSWNGTDPDGRPQTGRNLFGQVDGSGNPRPGTELFDDTVWVGGGRWAGATTMVLRRIRMDLDTWDDLTRDEQERSVGRTLADGAPLTGGAELDDLDLTAQAQGRLVVPLDAHARRSHPSLHGGRRIFRKGANYTREVETPRGARVESGLLFASYQADLADQFVPLQRSLDELDQLNEWTTAIGSAVFVVLPGFEAGSWLGESLLT
- a CDS encoding AMP-binding protein, which translates into the protein MIVPFSVSDFIERALTVYGERTGVVDEPDQPAAPLGTKGELTYAEMASLAARQAARLDELGIGVGDRVAVVSHNSARLLTSFFGVSGYGRVLVPVNFRLRPDEVRYIVEHSGARVLIVDPELDEALADVTAEHRFVIGDDDLLYAPEGTVPQPWEPDENATACINYTSGTTARPKGVQITHRNIWVNAVTFAMHAQVSDRDVYLHTLPMFHANGWGMPYAMTGLGAKHVVLRKIDGAEILRRVAEHGVTVMCAAPAVAAAVLEAAQDWEGEIPGRDRVRIIMAGAPPPTKTVVRVQEELGWEFIQIYGLTETSPLLTFNRTRAEWDHLPAEERAGLLTRAGAPALGVRLSTSAPDEDGEGGGEVLARSNVVLEGYWDQPEESARALAGGWFHTGDGGVIGEDGYLTISDRKKDVIITGGENVSSIEVEDVLFSHPAVSEVAVIGVPSEKWGETIKALVVLAPGEQVTEAELIAWCKDKAAGYKAPTSIEFRDELARTATGKLQKFKLRAPYWEGRDRQVN